Proteins co-encoded in one Aspergillus luchuensis IFO 4308 DNA, chromosome 6, nearly complete sequence genomic window:
- a CDS encoding uncharacterized protein (COG:S;~EggNog:ENOG410PYBH), with product MPPKIPEHLYHVLLTITRLNKNPNNLVEILRIPGTYTSLLAAKAAAHSCLYDAGYERDFFPTYETSAHIFEQENLPDRTGLAIYAVAPDGTTFRVRIDTTQNKLQLTTDLDDGRISIPLFYVVQANVEYDAIEGESTVREVIVQGTFTDYMQAREYAKGVLLSEKDGILKGSYAAYVEAGEGERDCGFGENVVVHAASDYGVNYLVSVIRNQELGSVSLAEAAMRIG from the coding sequence ATGCCTCCCAAAATCCCCGAACACCTCTATCACGTCCTCTTAACCATCACTCGCCTCAACAAAAACCCCAATAATCTCGTCGAAATCCTCCGTATCCCTGGAACTTACACCAGTCTACTCGCCGCCAAAGCCGCGGCGCACAGCTGTCTCTACGACGCCGGCTACGAGCGTGACTTCTTTCCAACCTATGAAACCAGCGCCCACATTTTCGAACAAGAGAACCTGCCCGATCGCACAGGACTCGCCATTTACGCCGTTGCGCCAGACGGCACCACCTTCCGCGTCCGTATCGATACCACACAGAACAAGCTCCAGCTCACCACCGATCTCGACGATGGCCGCATCTCTATCCCGCTATTTTACGTCGTGCAGGCGAATGTAGAATATGATGCCATCGAGGGGGAAAGCACAGTGCGGGAGGTGATAGTGCAGGGCACATTTACGGATTACATGCAAGCAAGGGAGTACGCGAAGGGAGTCTTGTTGTCGGAGAAAGATGGCATTCTGAAGGGCAGTTATGCGGCGTATGTGGAGGCCGGAGAGGGGGAACGAGATTGTGGATTTGGTGAAAATGTGGTAGTGCATGCGGCGTCAGACTATGGGGTGAACTATCTGGTCAGTGTAATCCGAAATCAAGAATTGGGCAGTGTGAGTTTGGCGGAGGCGGCGATGAGGATTGGTTGA
- a CDS encoding putative MFS multidrug transporter (COG:G;~EggNog:ENOG410PFSN;~InterPro:IPR020846,IPR011701,IPR036259;~PFAM:PF07690;~TransMembrane:12 (i78-99o119-140i147-166o178-199i211-233o239-262i316-335o355-377i398-417o423-446i458-479o491-512i);~go_function: GO:0022857 - transmembrane transporter activity [Evidence IEA];~go_process: GO:0055085 - transmembrane transport [Evidence IEA]), translating to MSTPVEEPRPSLRRASTVHTNEFDDSFLGRVRSFFRRDPHVGVVSHNDLRDREDLEIHTWNGKDDPDNPFNWSTSYKWLLTVTVCFISILTGIPAGSYGSGNNWMEERFHVQNTPFPNLYWATTSWNMGAAFWPLIFVPLTESSGRMPGYFVAYIILIISLFPSAFAQNYATLVVTRFFGGGASSVSINIVGGSISDVWYGDKARSLPMSLFGFTSVVGIALGPFIGSAIVAIHKTAPWRWIFYIQIIYLTGLLPIFWFILYETRADVILTRRAKKLRKEKQRPIYAEAELDNTSVWRLMQISFEQPTRMLLTEPVVAFFTLWISFAWGILYLFFSSVVQTFSANYGMNTLQTGTIQLAISVGALIGTLVNPLQDMLYLKSAKRNTEKPGKPIPEARLYTSIIGSLMFAGGLFWYGWSSTPSVPWIVPTLGIGCTGIGIYSIYMAVVNYLTDAYEKYAASALSAASLGRNSFGAFLPLASYQLFQNLGYGWAGSLLGFIGLALSVVPVVLVWKGPEIRRRSPFMREATWGADEEDVIEKEGDGEATVYRDTHTGYPQHDREEDNRV from the exons ATGTCCACCCCTGTCGAGGAGCCACGCCCGTCGCTGCGCCGCGCTAGCACGGTGCACACCAATGAATTCGATGATTCGTTTCTGGGACG GGTACGATCGTTCTTTCGCCGGGACCCCCATGTCGGGGTAGTTAGCCACAACGATCTGCGTGACAGGGAGGACCTTGAGATCCATACCTGGAATGGCAAGGATGATCCGGACAATCC GTTCAATTGGAGCACTTCCTACAAATGGCTTCTCACGGTTACTGTTTGTTTCAT CTCCATCCTCACTGGTATCCCGGCCGGTTCCTACGGCTCCGGCAACAACTGGATGGAAGAACGATTCCATGTCCAAAACACGCCATTTCCAAACCTTTACTGGGCCACGACATCTTGGAACATGGGAGCAGCCTTTTGGCCTCTCATATTCGTGCCCCTGACTGAATCCTCCGGTCGCATGCCCGGCTATTTTGTCGCctacatcatcctcatcatctcgcTGTTCCCCTCCGCCTTCGCCCAAAACTACGCTACTCTCGTAGTAACGCGGttcttcggtggtggtgcttccTCCGTATCCATCAACATCGTCGGCGGTAGCATCAGCGATGTCTGGTACGGAGACAAGGCGCGGAGTCTCCCCATGTCCCTCTTCGGATTTACCAGTGTGGTTGGAATTGCCCTGGGGCCATTCATCGGATCCGCCATCGTAGCCATCCACAAAACTGCCCCGTGGCGCTGGATCTTCTACATTCAAATCATCTACCTAACGGGCCTCCTTCCTATCTTCTGGTTCATTTTGTACGAAACCCGCGCAGACGTGATCCTTACCCGTCGGGCCAAGAAGCTCCGCAAAGAAAAGCAGCGTCCCATCTACGCTGAAGCCGAGCTAGACAACACCAGCGTATGGCGTCTGATGCAGATCTCCTTCGAACAGCCTACACGCATGCTCCTCACCGAGCCTGTCGTTGCCTTCTTCACTCTCTGGATCTCCTTCGCCTGGGGCATCTtgtatctcttcttcagcagcGTCGTGCAGACCTTCTCCGCCAACTACGGCATGAATACTTTGCAAACTGGGACCATTCAGCTGGCCATCTCCGTGGGTGCGCTGATTGGCACTCTCGTCAATCCTCTACAGGACATGCTGTATCTGAAGTCGGCGAAACGCAACACAGAGAAGCCGGGAAAACCTATTCCGGAGGCTCGGTTGTATACTAGTATCATTGGCAGCTTGATGTTTGCAGGCGGGCTGTTCTGGTACGGCTGGTCCAGTACTCCTTCTGTGCCTTGGATCGTACCAACTCTCGGCATCGGGTGCACCGGTATTGGCATCTACAGTATTTACATGGCAGTGGTCAATTACTTGACTGATGCGTACGAGAAGTACGCTGCATCAGCTCTGTCCGCGGCATCTCTGGGACGAAACTCCTTTGGCGCGTTCCTGCCGCTGGCGAGTTACCAGCTGTTCCAGAACCTGGGGTACGGCTGGGCCGGGTCATTGCTGGGGTTCATCGGGCTAGCACTGTCAGTAGTGCCAGTAGTGTTAGTATGGAAGGGACCCGAGATCCGCCGACGCAGTCCATTCATGCGCGAAGCAACCTGGGGagccgacgaggaagatgtcatagagaaagagggtgaCGGAGAAGCGACCGTGTATCGCGACACGCACACAGGGTATCCCCAACACGATCGAGAGGAAGACAATCGCGTGTGA
- a CDS encoding Hsp20/alpha crystallin family protein (COG:O;~EggNog:ENOG410PQI6;~InterPro:IPR008978,IPR002068;~PFAM:PF00011,PF17886) — protein sequence MSEIKGRRMLSLGVSIRKDPARATRVQMTAFPPTTPFQFARSTAYNNVQIRQTIAKAATTIAAKTPTMLKQTTHLLRTTPTITRYPIHHLRNLQTTTPRAMSLLPHHPRPVPSLLRAFTDLDNYLTTSTATDSLFANSPRFDLRETKDAYILDGDLPGVKKEDVTIEFTDPSTMNVRGRSVRSTEGEDGNWWFSERTMGEFRRSFSFPAKVDREHVDAKLTDGVLSIQVPKVGGEVEEERKVIDIK from the coding sequence ATGTCAGAAATCAAAGGAAGGCGCATGCTCTCTCTAGGAGTTTCTATCCGAAAAGACCCCGCGCGAGCCACCCGCGTACAAATGACAGCATTTCCCCCGACCACGCCATTCCAGTTTGCACGTTCCACCGCATACAATAATGTACAAATAAGACAGACCATCGCcaaagcagcaacaaccatcGCAGCAAAGACACCAACAATGCTCAAACAAACCACCCACCTCCTCAGAACAACCCCAACCATCACCAGATACCCAATCCACCATTTACGAAATctacaaacaacaacaccaagaGCAATGTCCCTCCTGCCACACCACCCCCGTCCCgtcccctccctcctgcGCGCCTTCACAGACCTAGACAACTATCTCACGACATCCACCGCTACAGATTCTCTATTCGCAAACTCCCCGCGCTTTGACCTCCGCGAAACAAAAGACGCGTATATCCTGGATGGCGACCTCCCCGGCGTCAAGAAAGAAGACGTCACGATTGAGTTCACTGATCCTAGCACGATGAACGTCAGGGGTCGCAGTGTGCGCAGTacggagggtgaggatgggaacTGGTGGTTCTCGGAGCGCACGATGGGAGAGTTCCGTCGCTCGTTTAGTTTCCCGGCCAAGGTGGATCGGGAGCATGTGGATGCGAAGTTGACGGATGGGGTGTTGTCGATTCAAGTGCCAAAGGTTGGCggagaggtggaggaggagaggaaggtgattGATATTAAGTAG
- the LXR1 gene encoding SDR family oxidoreductase (COG:Q;~EggNog:ENOG410Q88T;~InterPro:IPR036291,IPR002347;~PFAM:PF08659,PF00106,PF13561;~go_process: GO:0055114 - oxidation-reduction process [Evidence IEA]), producing MPIPVPSASSVHDLFSLKGKVVVITGASGPRGMGIEAARGCAEMGANIALTYSSRPQGGEKNAEELRNTYGVKAKAYQCNVGDWNSVKKLVDDVLAEFGQIDAFIANAGKTASSGILDGSVEDWEEVIQTDLTGTFHCAKAVGPHFKQRGTGSFIITSSMSGHIANFPQEQTSYNVAKAGCIHMARSLANEWRDFARVNSISQGYIDTGLSDFVEKKTQDLWMSMIPMGRNGDAKELKGAYVYLASDASTYTTGADLIIDGGYTVR from the coding sequence ATGCCTATCCCCGTTCCCTCCGCCTCCAGCGTCCACGACCTCTTCAGCCTGAAGGGCAAGGTCGTCGTCATTACCGGCGCTTCCGGCCCTCGCGGCATGGGTATTGAAGCCGCGCGTGGCTGCGCCGAAATGGGTGCCAACATCGCCCTCACCTACTCTTCTCGTCCTCAGGGTGGTGAGAAGAACGCCGAAGAACTTCGCAACACCTACGGtgtcaaggccaaggcctACCAGTGCAACGTCGGCGACTGGAACAGCGTCAAGAAGCTCGTGGACGACGTGCTGGCCGAGTTTGGCCAGATTGACGCCTTCATTGCCAACGCTGGCAAGACAGCCAGCAGTGGTATCCTCGATGGCTCCGTTGAGGACTGGGAAGAAGTCATCCAGACGGATCTGACGGGTACCTTCCACTGCGCCAAGGCGGTGGGTCCGCACTTCAAGCAGCGCGGAACCggcagcttcatcatcacctccagCATGTCGGGTCACATTGCCAACTTCCCCCAGGAGCAGACTTCGTACAACGTTGCCAAGGCAGGCTGCATCCACATGGCCCGGTCATTGGCCAACGAGTGGAGGGACTTTGCCCGCGTGAACAGCATCTCCCAGGGTTACATCGACACGGGATTGTCAGACtttgtggagaagaagactcAGGATCTGTGGATGTCAATGATTCCCATGGGCCGGAACGGCGATgccaaggagctgaagggTGCATATGTCTATCTCGCCAGTGATGCCAGCACATACACGACGGGTGCCGATTTGATCATTGACGGAGGATACACCGTGCGGTAA
- a CDS encoding putative MFS sugar transporter (COG:G;~EggNog:ENOG410PGYF;~InterPro:IPR005829,IPR005828,IPR003663,IPR036259, IPR020846;~PFAM:PF00083,PF07690;~TransMembrane:12 (i39-59o100-119i126-145o151-173i185-208o220-237i300-323o343-363i370-391o397-423i435-453o465-486i);~go_component: GO:0016020 - membrane [Evidence IEA];~go_component: GO:0016021 - integral component of membrane [Evidence IEA];~go_function: GO:0022857 - transmembrane transporter activity [Evidence IEA];~go_process: GO:0055085 - transmembrane transport [Evidence IEA]), with protein MQMLGRLFIKCPHRRPGFNGNLLLHVLAMQPYFGLRGALLNRAIIWLVVCPAFVCYGYNQGVTGGLLTLESFAETFPQMNTLTTTGAQQHYNSTIQGTVVALYTVGGIFGSLSCIYLGDLLGRKKVIFITSAISIIGALLMATSFGLAQFIVARVVLGLGTGGYVATVPVWQAEISQAGKRGAHVVTDGIFIGAGITISLWIDFGFYFVTGNSVSWRFPLAFQIVLSLMVMAFIIFFPESPRWLIKRNRTEEAREILAALADVDPNDESITLAMRDIERSLALSGSGSWKDMLSMGEQRLFHRTVLAAAGQMFQQMCGINLITFYATTIFQQYLGLDAIPSRILAAAMCLTQPLGGFLAFFTIDRLGRRVLMLWSAVGMSASMAILAGTTSRSDDTAALVVAVVFLFVFEFIFTVGYSGLTFLYATEVAPLQLRAAISAVSTAAVWTFNFLLAEVTPVGFDTIGYQYYIIFAVLNAVIVPTVYFFFPETNGRSLEEIDEIFLQSKSVFDPPRLARTLPRMHLAEVVDDPEEVADAKVGKS; from the exons ATGCAAATGCTTGGACGCCTTTTTATAAAATGTCCGCACCGGAGACCAGGGTTCAACGGC AATCTTCTACTGCATGTCTTAGCCATGCAACCATACTTCGGCCTACGCGGCGCTCTTTTGAATCGCGCCATCATCTGGCTGGTCGTCTGCCCGGCCTTTGTGTGCTATGGGTACAACCAGGGAGTGACGGGGGGTCTCCTCACGCTGGAGTCGTTTGCGGAGACATTTCCCCAGATGAACACTTTGACCACCACTGGGGCCCAGCAGCACTACAACTCCACCATTCAGG GTACGGTGGTCGCTCTGTACACCGTCGGCGGCATTTTCGGATCACTATCATGCATCTACCTCGGCGATCTCCTCGGCCGGAAAAAGGTGATCTTTATCACCTCAGCCATATCGATAATTGGGGCCTTGCTGATGGCCACGTCTTTCGGACTGGCTCAATTCATCGTGGCACGTGTTGTGCTTGGACTGGGAACCGGCGGTTATGTTGCAACCGTGCCCGTGTGGCAGGCCGAGATCTCGCAAGCGGGCAAGCGTGGCGCCCATGTAGTGACAGACGGTATCTTCATTGGGGCGGGCATTACAATATCGCTGTGGATTGATTTCGGATTCTACTTCGTCACGGGTAACTCCGTGTCGTGGCGGTTCCCGCTCGCCTTCCAGATCGTCCTGTcgctgatggtgatggcctTCATCATATTCTTCCCAGAGTCACCCCGGTGGCTGATAAAGCGAAATCGAACCGAGGAGGCCCGTGAAATCCTGGCTGCGCTGGCAGATGTCGACCCAAACGACGAAAGCATCACCCTGGCTATGCGCGACATTGAACGGTCGCTGGCACTCTCGGGATCTGGATCGTGGAAGGACATGCTGAGCATGGGCGAACAGCGACTCTTCCATCGGACGGTGCTGGCTGCAGCAGGCCAGATGTTCCAGCAGATGTGCGGAATCAATCTCATCACATTTTACGCAACAACCATTTTCCAACAATATCTAGGCCTGGATGCCATACCATCACGCATTCTGGCTGCCGCCATGTGCCTCACTCAGCCATTGGGCGGATTTCTCGCTTTCTTCACAATTGATCGGCTCGGTCGGCGAGTTCTGATGCTGTGGAGTGCCGTGGGCATGTCCGCCTCAATGGCTATCCTAGCCGGAACAACGTCTCGATCTGATGATACCGCAGCGCTGGTCGTAGCGGTGGTGTTCCTTTTCGTGTTCGAGTTCATCTTCACCGTGGGATACTCGGGGTTGACCTTCCTGTACGCGACAGAGGTCGCACCACTGCAGCTGCGAGCGGCCATCAGTGCGGTTTCAACAGCTGCCGTGTGgaccttcaacttcctcctaGCCGAAGTGACCCCGGTGGGCTTCGATACGATCGGATACCAATACTACATCATCTTCGCGGTGTTGAACGCAGTGATCGTGCCGACCgtgtacttcttcttcccagagACGAATGGTCGGTcgctggaggagattgacgAAATCTTCCTGCAGTCGAAGAGCGTGTTTGACCCACCGCGTCTAGCAAGGACATTGCCGCGGATGCATCTGgcagaggtggtggatgatccAGAGGAGGTGGCCGATGCGAAGGTGGGCAAGAGTTGA